A region of Lycium barbarum isolate Lr01 chromosome 1, ASM1917538v2, whole genome shotgun sequence DNA encodes the following proteins:
- the LOC132640422 gene encoding zeatin O-glucosyltransferase-like, whose protein sequence is MAMNSSDNNILQLNEVIVAMVPWPEHGHLNPLFLLSRFIASHNIPVHFLSLTARNQDLKKRLQGAQRNASDDNLHFSNLSASESDKEVLLEKLGESICERCHELSKNTKRLVIIHDCLMITYIGDLCSIPNLKCYFFHSISSFVRYSTLRQVVDIVDEDQDKLIQQLGDEFPTVESTFGPNLEEYIKEEREWKLSSGVIMNSFRELEGKYLDSLSIYVDNNKPLWCLGPFHMLLESSIDIRDTSAQHVCLEFLDKQDVRSVLFVSFGTTTTLSQEQVNELALGLEQSNHKFIWVIREADDERMDMENNSEGKDVKIELPKGFEERVKGRGMVVRNWAPQLEILGHPSTGGFMSHCGWNSCMESISMGVPIASWPIHVDQPYNTVFVTNVLKIGISVWNWTRREEVVPAAAIEKSVKTLMGTPEGDKMRQRAVELSNKIKNSVSHGGLARKEVEYFISSITNN, encoded by the coding sequence ATGGCTATGAACTCATCAGACAATAATATTCTTCAGCTCAATGAAGTAATAGTAGCCATGGTTCCGTGGCCTGAACACGGCCATCTAAACCCACTATTTCTTCTTTCTCGCTTCATCGCTTCCCATAACATTCCAGTACACTTCCTCAGCCTCACTGCCCGAAACCAAGATCTGAAAAAACGCCTTCAAGGTGCACAAAGAAATGCCAGTGATGACAATTTACATTTTTCTAACCTCTCAGCTTCTGAGAGTGATAAAGAGGTGTTGTTGGAAAAACTAGGGGAATCTATTTGTGAAAGATGCCATGAACTCTCGAAAAATACTAAAAGATTGGTCATCATTCATGATTGTTTGATGATAACTTACATAGGGGATTTGTGTTCAATTCCCAACTTAAAGTGTTATTTTTTCCACTCTATTTCATCTTTCGTTAGGTATTCGACTCTACGGCAAGTTGTTGATATAGTTGATGAAGATCAGGACAAATTGATTCAGCAATTAGGCGATGAGTTTCCAACTGTGGAGAGCACTTTTGGCCCTAATTTGGAGGAGTATATAAAAGAAGAACGCGAATGGAAGTTAAGTTCTGGAGTTATCATGAACTCCTTCAGAGAATTGGAAGGCAAGTATCTTGATTCACTTTCTATTTATGTAGATAATAATAAGCCATTGTGGTGTCTTGGTCCATTTCACATGCTACTCGAATCTTCAATTGATATTCGCGATACAAGTGCTCAACATGTATGCCTGGAATTTCTCGATAAGCAAGATGTTAGGTCGGTACTATTCGTGTCATTTGGAACCACCACTACATTATCACAGGAGCAAGTGAATGAGCTCGCGCTTGGTTTAGAACAGAGCAATCATAAGTTTATATGGGTAATAAGAGAAGCGGACGATGAAAGGATGGACATGGAGAATAATTCCGAGGGCAAAGATGTGAAGATTGAATTGCCAAAAGGGTTCGAAGAAAGAGTAAAAGGGAGAGGAATGGTGGTGAGAAATTGGGCACCCCAATTGGAAATCTTGGGGCATCCATCTACAGGCGGGTTTATGAGTCATTGTGGATGGAACTCTTGTATGGAAAGCATTAGTATGGGAGTTCCCATAGCATCTTGGCCAATTCATGTTGACCAACCTTATAACACCGTGTTTGTAACGAACGTGTTAAAGATTGGAATCTCCGTGTGGAATTGGACTCGCAGAGAGGAAGTAGTACCAGCGGCAGCTATTGAGAAATCTGTCAAGACTTTGATGGGTACGCCAGAAGGGGACAAGATGAGGCAGAGGGCTGTGGAGTTGAGTAATAAAATCAAGAACTCTGTTAGCCATGGAGGACTTGCACGCAAGGAGGTGGAATATTTCATCTCTAGTATTACCAATAACTAA
- the LOC132640414 gene encoding zeatin O-glucosyltransferase-like, which produces MATNLSDNSVLHLNEVIVAMVPWPEHGHLNLLFYLARIIASQNIPVHFLCLAARNQDLKKRLQGGLQTSVENLGNSNIHFNDLLVHSSPTETKDVFLERLGETICKTCHELSTNTKRLVMIHDCLMISYIGDHLHLMSNFKCYAFHPTSAFTRYSSLRQTIHIVDEDHDEMIQQLGEEFPTVESTFGPNMAEYVGKELKWKHNSGDIINSCRELEGNFIDSLAKAKENTPLWAFGPFNMLPESLDSLSISGNKKTSHKCLDFLDKQDVNSVIFVSFGTTTTLPQEQVKELALGLEQSNHKFLWVVRESDRRVDMENSEERHEKIELPEGFEERVEGRGMVVRSWAPQLEILGHLSTGGFLSHCGWNSSMESISMGVPMAAMPMTVDQPYHTLLVTHVWKIGVSVWSWARRKEIVPATAIEKAVKTLMGTPEGEETRQRVVELRNKIKKSVSHGGLAHKEMESFISYITNN; this is translated from the coding sequence atgGCTACCAATTTATCAGACAACAGTGTTCTTCATCTTAATGAAGTGATTGTAGCTATGGTTCCATGGCCAGAACACGGCCATCTCAACTTACTCTTCTATTTAGCTCGAATCATCGCTTCCCAGAACATTCCTGTACACTTCCTCTGCCTTGCTGCTAGGAACCAAGATTTGAAAAAACGCCTCCAAGGTGGTCTCCAAACCTCTGTTGAAAACCTTGGAAATTCAAACATCCATTTCAATGACCTCTTAGTACACTCTTCTCCTACAGAAACAAAAGATGTTTTCTTGGAAAGACTAGGTGAGACTATTTGCAAAACATGTCATGAACTATCGACCAATACGAAAAGATTGGTCATGATTCATGACTGTTTAATGATAAGTTACATAGGTGATCATTTGCATCTAATGTCCAACTTCAAGTGTTATGCTTTCCACCCCACTTCAGCTTTCACTAGGTACTCTTCACTCAGACAAACTATTCATATAGTTGATGAAGATCACGACGAAATGATTCAGCAACTTGGTGAGGAGTTCCCAACTGTGGAGAGTACTTTTGGTCCAAATATGGCTGAGTATGTGGGAAAGGAACTTAAATGGAAGCACAACTCTGGAGATATCATTAATTCCTGCAGAGAATTGGAAGGCAACTTTATAGATTCACTTGCTAAGGCAAAAGAGAATACACCATTGTGGGCTTTTGGTCCATTTAACATGCTGCCTGAATCACTAGATTCACTTTCTATTTCTGGCAACAAAAAGACTAGCCATAAATGCCTGGATTTTCTCGACAAGCAAGATGTTAATTCAGTAATATTCGTTTCGTTTGGAACAACCACTACATTACCACAAGAGCAAGTGAAGGAGCTAGCGCTTGGTTTAGAACAAAGCAACCATAAGTTTCTATGGGTAGTAAGAGAATCAGATAGAAGGGTAGACATGGAGAATAGTGAAGAAAGACATGAGAAAATTGAACTGCCAGAAGGGTTTGAAGAAAGAGTGGAAGGAAGAGGAATGGTTGTGAGAAGTTGGGCGCCCCAATTGGAAATCTTGGGGCATCTGTCTACTGGCGGGTTTTTGAGCCATTGTGGATGGAATTCTTCAATGGAGAGCATTAGTATGGGAGTTCCAATGGCAGCTATGCCAATGACTGTTGACCAGCCATATCACACTTTGTTGGTAACACACGTGTGGAAGATTGGAGTCTCAGTGTGGAGTTGGGCTCGTAGGAAGGAAATAGTACCAGCAACAGCGATTGAAAAAGCTGTCAAGACTTTGATGGGAACACCAGAAGGGGAAGAGACGAGGCAGAGGGTGGTGGAGTTGAGAAACAAGATCAAGAAGTCTGTTAGTCATGGAGGACTTGCACACAAGGAGATGGAATCTTTCATCTCTTATATTACCAACAACTAA